Proteins encoded in a region of the Toxorhynchites rutilus septentrionalis strain SRP unplaced genomic scaffold, ASM2978413v1 HiC_scaffold_15, whole genome shotgun sequence genome:
- the LOC129781556 gene encoding uncharacterized protein K02A2.6-like, giving the protein MDRTSVTSRIPTGLRVPRGYRATQAIGGKAESGGKVRFPSKTIPTANEIDPEESLIEDENFPPLFYEDIEDTGDDPYDWEPINISEIDEVYFRKLKAEWELQKMRVENSRWRQENQRLKTAAKGVRLFNASPGSRGIKVATSNRECVVFHRRKNTLNISPPARKKRKWSESAIASNDDGQNSVDPTGVINNQRQQNQPIIPVSAVHYQQQFIPVSAAQSQQYAPFPPHQPQAQVGSDVFVQILQMMQKQHREMMTQLIQQQQQSDEKHERFLRTIASSINVQVPPNPEQILDSSAGNIKEFRFEADSNVTFAAWYSRYDDLFEKDAARLDGEAKGRLLLRKLGASEHERFLETVAKLKSLFGAKESVISRRYRCLQIAKNPAEDHVAFACRVNKACVEFELGKLSEEQFKCLVYVCGLKSENDVEIRTRLLTKIEERNDVTLEQLSEECQRLYNLKHDSAMIESPSTYDQVQAIRKFGGKRYEKRDRESPKHPSSDTESKPVPVPYPEKLEGGAGSNQCPPRYVSVGFSGTKIRLQLDTASDITVISREIWRSIGSPALSSATVKAKTASGSILSLDGEFECDVTIGSSTRRELIRVTEKQLLLLGSDLVDSFNLWAVPMDTFCCHVSGTPVSTGALKSSFPEVFSEKLGLCTRTKLKLELKENVRPVFCPKRPVAYAMYDTVDRELDRLEKLDIITPVDYSEWAAPIVVVRKSNGSIRICGDYSTGLNAALQSQQYPLPLPDDIFAKLAKCKIFSQIDLSDAFLQVEVDEQYRSLLTINTHRGLYLYNRLPPGLKIAPGAFQQLIDTMLAGLKGTSGYLDDVIVGGETEEEHDLNLRGVLKRIQDFGFTIRVDKCLFRKQQIRYLGHIIDSRGLRPDPAKIEAITKLPPPADVSGVRSFLGAINYYGKFVPNMRMLRYPLDNLLKVETKFSWSPECQKAFDRFKQIHSSDLLLTHYDPKREIIVSADASSVGLGATISHRFPDGTIKVVQHASRALTKAEQAYSQPDREGLAIIFAVTKFHKMLFGRHFRLQTDHRPLLRIFGSKKGIPVYTANCLQRLALNLLLYDFEIEYVSTEKFGNADLLSRLIDQHIKPEEDYVIASLNLEEDIRSVVTNTVKVLPLNFIVVAQSTQADPLLRQVHRYVQNGWPQSTLDGSELRRFQSRQESLSVVDGCILFAERLVIPSLHRKRCLEQLHRGHPGMQRMKAIARSYVYWPTLDADIVSFVKACQQCASVARSPPHSPPVPWPKLTAPWQRVHVDFAGPIEGDYYLLAIDSFSKWPEIIRTTRITSAATISILRALFARLGMPVTLVSDNGTQFTSTEFADFCASNGIEHLTTAPFHPQSNGQAERFVDTFKRAVKKIREGRGSIEEALDVFLLTYRSTPSRALPDQKSPSEIMFGRKIRTCLELLRPPPVRVPVPTDDDRKQPRSFNRNETVYAKLHGHTGWKWAPGVVVEKIGDVMYNVWVEDRRMLRSHINQLRSRLAAGAIPKQPTVHATLNQHSLPLDILLDAWDLPSQSPGLSSPEPVSSAERTMVGSGPTLATSTPRHEVSAFVPSSASSSSTTTTPTSTEFESAVEVELAVDIPRRSSPL; this is encoded by the exons TGCAAGTCCAGGGTCCCGCGGTATAAAAGTGGCGACGAGTAATCGCGAGTGTGTTGTTTTTCACCGTCGGAAAAACACACTGAACATTTCGCCCCCCGCGCGTAAGAAAAGAAAGTGGAGTGAAAGTGCGATTGCGAGCAACGACGACGGGCAGAATAGTGTTGACCCCACGGGTGTGATAAACAATCAACGGCAACAAAACCAGCCGATTATCCCCGTGTCGGCGGTCCACTATCAGCAGCAGTTTATTCCCGTCTCTGCCGCCCAATCACAGCAGTACGCGCCTTTCCCGCCCCACCAACCGCAAGCACAGGTCGGTAGCGATGTGTTCGTGCAAATTTTGCAAATGATGCAGAAGCAGCACCGAGAGATGATGACCCAACTgattcaacagcagcagcaaagtGATGAGAAGCATGAACGCTTTCTCCGTACGATCGCATCGTCAATCAACGTGCAGGTACCACCGAATCCGGAACAGATCCTTGACTCTTCGGCCGGCAACATCAAGGAATTCCGGTTCGAGGCCGACTCCAACGTGACGTTTGCGGCTTGGTACTCGAGATACGACGATCTCTTCGAGAAGGATGCTGCTAGATTGGACGGTGAAGCAAAAGGTCGTCTTCTTTTGCGAAAGCTGGGTGCATCGGAGCACGAACG CTTCCTGGAAACAGTGGCCAAGCTCAAGAGCCTGTTCGGAGCAAAAGAATCGGTGATCAGCCGTCGCTACCGATGCCTGCAGATAGCGAAAAATCCTGCAGAGGACCATGTGGCATTCGCTTGCCGCGTAAACAAGGCTTGCGTGGAGTTTGAGCTGGGTAAGCTCTCGGAGGAGCAATTCAAGTGCTTGGTCTACGTGTGTGGTTTAAAATCGGAGAACGACGTCGAGATTCGCACCCGCCTCCTCACGAAAATAGAAGAGAGAAATGACGTGACGTTGGAGCAACTTTCGGAGGAGTGCCAGCGGCTGTACAACCTGAAGCACGACAGCGCCATGATCGAATCTCCGTCCACGTACGACCAAGTACAAGCGATAAGAAAATTTGGTGGGAAGCGGTACGAAAAGCGTGACCGTGAGTCACCGAAACATCCTTCCAGTGACACCGAATCCAAACCAGTGCCGGTGCCATACCCCGAAAAACTGGAAGGAGGCGCAGGAAGCAACCAGTGTCCGCCAAG ATATGTCTCCGTGGGCTTTTCTGGAACAAAAATTCGCCTGCAACTCGATACCGCCTCAGACATCACCGTCATTAGCAGGGAGATTTGGCGGAGCATTGGCAGTCCTGCGTTATCGTCAGCAACGGTGAAGGCGAAGACGGCATCTGGCAGCATACTATCGCTCGATGGGGAGTTCGAGTGCGACGTCACCATCGGAAGCAGTACACGACGTGAGCTCATCCGTGTAACCGAGAAGCAGCTGCTGTTACTCGGATCCGATTTGGTCGACAGTTTCAACCTTTGGGCCGTCCCTATGGACACCTTCTGCTGCCACGTGTCTGGAACGCCAGTGTCGACAGGTGCACTCAAGTCGTCTTTTCCAGAGGTCTTCAGCGAGAAGCTCGGCTTGTGCACCAGAACAAAATTGAAGTTGGAGTTGAAAGAAAACGTTCGACCCGTCTTCTGTCCGAAGCGTCCGGTAGCTTACGCTATGTATGATACCGTTGATCGCGAGCTCGACCGGTTAGAGAAATTGGACATCATCACCCCGGTCGATTATTCGGAGTGGGCCGCTCCGATCGTCGTAGTCCGCAAGTCCAATGGCTCCATCAGGATTTGCGGAGACTACTCAACGGGTCTGAATGCAGCTCTCCAATCACAGCAGTATCCACTTCCACTTCCGGATGACATCTTCGCCAAGCTGGCTAAGTGTAAGATCTTCAGCCAGATAGATTTGTCCGACGCCTTCTTACAGGTGGAAGTTGACGAGCAGTACCGTAGTTTGCTGACGATCAATACGCATCGTGGTCTCTACCTCTACAACCGCCTGCCGCCGGGTTTGAAGATCGCGCCTGGCGCATTTCAGCAGCTCATCGACACAATGTTAGCCGGACTGAAGGGCACTTCTGGCTACCTCGATGACGTCATCGTCGGCGGAGAAACTGAAGAGGAGCACGACCTCAATCTACGGGGTGTCCTGAAGCGAATCCAAGATTTCGGATTCACGATTCGTGTTGACAAGTGTTTGTTTCGCAAGCAGCAAATCCGATACTTGGGGCACATCATCGACAGTCGCGGGTTGCGACCAGATCCGGCGAAAATCGAGGCGATCACCAAGCTGCCGCCTCCAGCCGATGTATCCGGTGTGCGATCGTTTTTGGGGGCCATCAACTACTACGGCAAGTTCGTCCCCAACATGCGCATGCTACGCTACCCGCTCGACAATCTCCTCAAGGTGGAGACGAAGTTCAGCTGGAGTCcggagtgccagaaagcgttcgACCGGTTCAAGCAGATTCACTCGTCGGATCTTCTCCTCACACACTACGATCCGAAGCGGGAAATCATCGTTTCTGCTGACGCTTCATCCGTTGGACTTGGGGCTACCATTAGCCATAGGTTCCCAGATGGAACCATCAAGGTGGTCCAACATGCATCCAGGGCGCTCACGAAGGCAGAACAGGCCTACAGTCAGCCCGATCGCGAAGGTCTGGCCATCATCTTCGCCGTCACGAAGTTCCACAAAATGCTCTTCGGACGGCACTTCCGTTTGCAAACCGATCATCGCCCGCTGCTTCGTATCTTCGGCTCTAAGAAGGGAATTCCAGTGTACACTGCGAACTGCCTGCAACGCCTCGCCCTCAACTTGCTGCTCTACGACTTTGAAATCGAGTACGTGTCCACTGAGAAGTTCGGCAACGCAGACCTGCTCTCCCGGTTGATCGACCAGCACATCAAGCCTGAAGAGGACTACGTCATCGCGAGTCTCAATCTGGAAGAGGATATTAGGTCAGTAGTAACTAATACGGTTAAAGTGTTGCCTCTCAATTTCATAGTCGTTGCGCAAAGCACCCAAGCAGATCCGCTGCTCCGTCAAGTCCACCGCTACGTTCAGAACGGCTGGCCCCAGTCAACACTCGATGGGTCAGAACTTCGCCGGTTCCAATCAAGGCAGGAATCGCTCTCTGTGGTGGATGGGTGTATTTTGTTTGCCGAACGACTCGTCATTCCGTCGCTGCATCGGAAACGGTGCCTCGAACAGCTGCACCGTGGCCATCCGGGCATGCAGCGAATGAAAGCCATCGCTAGGAGCTACGTGTACTGGCCTACGTTGGATGCTGACATCGTCAGCTTCGTCAAGGCATGCCAGCAGTGTGCGTCTGTAGCTCGATCACCTCCTCACTCTCCACCGGTGCCGTGGCCCAAATTGACCGCTCCGTGGCAACGCGTCCACGTCGACTTCGCCGGTCCAATCGAAGGCGACTACTACCTGCTCGCTATCGATTCGTTCTCTAAGTGGCCCGAGATCATCCGAACGACCCGCATCACCTCTGCTGCGACCATCAGCATCTTGCGTGCGTTGTTCGCGCGGCTGGGTATGCCCGTAACCTTGGTCAGTGACAACGGTACCCAGTTTACCAGCACCGAATTTGCCGATTTCTGCGCTTCCAATGGCATCGAGCACCTCACGACAGCACCGTTTCATCCACAATCAAATGGCCAGGCGGAACGATTCGTGGATACCTTCAAGCGAGCCGTCAAGAAAATCCGAGAGGGGAGAGGATCCATTGAAGAAGCACTGGATGTCTTCTTGCTGACGTACCGAAGCACGCCCAGTCGTGCTCTGCCGGATCAGAAGTCGCCATCTGAGATCATGTTTGGTCGCAAAATCCGAACGTGTCTCGAGCTTCTGCGTCCACCACCGGTACGTGTCCCAGTGCCAACCGACGATGACCGCAAGCAACCGAGGTCCTTCAACCGAAACGAGACCGTGTACGCCAAACTACATGGTCATACCGGTTGGAAGTGGGCTCCTGGTGTCGTCGTCGAGAAGATCGGAGACGTTATGTACAACGTGTGGGTCGAAGATCGCCGAATGCTACGCTCGCATATCAACCAACTTCGGAGTCGCCTTGCTGCTGGCGCGATACCGAAGCAACCCACTGTACATGCCACCTTAAACCAACATTCGCTGCCGCTGGACATTTTGCTGGATGCCTGGGATCTCCCAAGCCAATCACCAGGTCTATCTTCACCAGAGCCTGTCTCCAGTGCTGAGAGAACCATGGTAGGTTCCGGGCCGACTCTTGCAACGTCTACGCCACGTCATGAGGTCTCGGCGTTCGTCCCGTCATCAGCATCGtcatcatcaacaacaacaacgccaACATCGACAGAGTTCGAGTCCGCTGTCGAAGTAGAACTAGCTGTAGACATCCCTAGGCGCTCTTCACCACTATGA
- the LOC129781569 gene encoding probable RNA helicase armi, which yields MPASIERTSGCPGSCPNFLLKLYKKGVRPEDIGIITPYQQQVKTIRRILDESNLQKPKIGSVEEFQGQERMVIIISTVRTSKSLLQSDLQHALGFIASPKRLNVAISRARALLLIFGSPHLLSADKHWRNLLFRAINSGSYCGCDLPEHIDPTEPALNGDAHKEE from the coding sequence ATGCCAGCAAGCATCGAACGAACGTCGGGGTGCCCCGGATCATGTCCGAACTTCCTGCTGAAGCTCTACAAGAAAGGCGTTCGACCGGAAGACATTGGCATTATCACACCGTACCAACAGCAGGTCAAGACAATTCGGCGCATTCTGGATGAAAGTAATTTGCAGAAACCAAAAATCGGAAGCGTGGAGGAATTCCAAGGCCAGGAGCGTATGGTGATTATTATATCTACTGTGCGAACTTCGAAATCGCTGCTGCAAAGCGACCTGCAGCATGCACTTGGTTTCATTGCCAGCCCAAAGCGCTTGAATGTGGCCATCTCCCGTGCACGGGCGCTGCTTTTGATCTTCGGTAGCCCTCATCTGCTGTCAGCGGACAAACACTGGCGAAATCTGTTGTTCAGGGCGATTAATTCCGGTTCGTACTGTGGGTGCGATCTTCCCGAGCATATTGATCCCACGGAGCCAGCGCTGAATGGCGACGCACACAAGGAGGAGTGA